One Candidatus Korarchaeum sp. DNA segment encodes these proteins:
- a CDS encoding sugar phosphate nucleotidyltransferase, giving the protein MKVALILAGGFGTRLWPLSRKDFPKQFAKIMGETSTYQQSLGRARLMADRIVVVTSSLYKYLAIGQAEEIGISLEDLILEPERKNTAPAIYYSLMEISKRYGPDSITLLLPSDHVVSNDSELLRAYSKALAAVNLDRAVLIAVPPSKPEPGLGYVKLGRELIDGVSEVREFKEKPGFDDAVRMLNEGGWVWNTLIMVFKTSVMMDLIERTLPGVADPIRKFGNLEEAYRYVQSVDVSSGTLSKVPEKLATVVAQGLGWSDLGSFESVYELFQKDSEGNARSGRVRYSNARNNLILSKRLVALVDVSDMIVVDDEDAILVMPKGSGQNLKELVESMLDERLPEVMEHRVRYESWGTKTILLTGDSYEVSRLKLYPGRSLGPKRHFHRFIYWQVLSGTAKVTVDGDERIISRGEGIRVPLGAPHTLVNVGRIPLEVIEIATGEYLGSDDIEFLR; this is encoded by the coding sequence ATGAAAGTAGCCCTCATATTGGCTGGAGGCTTCGGTACTAGACTGTGGCCACTCAGTAGAAAGGACTTCCCTAAGCAGTTCGCGAAGATAATGGGTGAGACCTCAACTTACCAACAGTCCCTAGGGAGAGCCAGATTGATGGCCGATAGGATAGTGGTGGTGACCTCAAGCCTCTACAAGTATCTAGCTATTGGACAAGCGGAGGAGATAGGCATAAGCCTAGAGGACCTCATACTTGAACCCGAGAGGAAGAACACAGCTCCCGCCATTTATTACAGTTTGATGGAGATAAGCAAGAGGTATGGTCCTGACTCGATAACACTACTTCTACCCTCTGATCACGTGGTATCGAACGACTCAGAGCTCTTGAGAGCTTACTCCAAGGCCCTAGCTGCGGTGAACCTAGACAGAGCTGTTCTGATAGCGGTCCCGCCATCTAAACCCGAGCCCGGCCTGGGTTACGTGAAGCTGGGGAGGGAACTCATCGATGGAGTTAGCGAGGTTAGGGAGTTCAAGGAGAAACCGGGGTTCGATGATGCAGTGAGGATGCTGAACGAAGGTGGATGGGTCTGGAATACGCTGATAATGGTGTTCAAAACGTCTGTGATGATGGATCTCATAGAGAGAACGCTTCCGGGTGTGGCAGATCCCATCAGGAAGTTCGGTAACCTAGAGGAAGCTTATAGATACGTCCAAAGTGTGGATGTGAGCTCAGGCACTCTCTCCAAGGTTCCTGAGAAGCTAGCTACCGTTGTAGCTCAAGGGCTTGGTTGGAGCGACTTAGGGAGCTTTGAATCGGTTTACGAGTTGTTCCAGAAGGATTCAGAGGGGAACGCTAGGAGTGGGAGGGTTAGGTACTCTAACGCTAGGAACAACCTGATACTCTCGAAGAGACTAGTTGCTTTAGTTGATGTGAGCGATATGATAGTGGTGGATGACGAGGACGCCATACTGGTGATGCCGAAGGGGAGTGGACAGAACTTGAAGGAGCTAGTTGAGAGCATGCTCGATGAGAGGTTACCTGAGGTGATGGAGCACAGGGTGAGATATGAGAGCTGGGGAACTAAGACAATCCTGCTTACAGGAGATAGTTACGAGGTCAGTAGATTGAAGCTCTATCCAGGAAGATCCCTAGGTCCGAAAAGGCACTTTCACAGGTTCATATACTGGCAGGTACTCAGTGGCACTGCCAAAGTGACCGTTGACGGTGATGAGAGGATAATCTCGAGGGGAGAGGGCATAAGGGTACCCTTGGGCGCGCCTCACACGTTGGTGAACGTCGGGAGAATACCCCTGGAGGTTATCGAGATAGCGACTGGAGAGTATCTTGGGTCCGATGACATCGAGTTCCTGAGGTAA
- a CDS encoding TrkA C-terminal domain-containing protein, with protein MRLDTGIRSIKEILLEMKNASEFALSLAYASLMYNDEELANEVFALEEELDYLSHELFRVAVMTGTSRREADALAGLLDVGMAADEVSDAMADLARLVVKRFPMHPVLSWILYKADEMIELIRVEESSSLISMSGKLMKDPVNLAGCEVLALKRDGRWIYEIPEKFEIRKGDLLLVEGTRESLENLRVLASGSKRKDYAQKVPIEEMSEEMRDLAELLSSMRNLSELSLYLSYASIFYNSMEMALEVKRLEEELDELEDKVYETVFSSMSSFRDPREAIPIFRVASSSERVGDAAYSIASLVERGVTAHPVLELVVEESEDTIKRVVLDEESKAVGRRIADLNLEEITGVWVLAIKRGLRWIYDPKGSELLMKGDQLILIGIEEGMDDAIEMLGGKLLE; from the coding sequence ATGAGATTGGATACGGGGATAAGGAGCATCAAAGAGATACTCCTGGAGATGAAGAACGCCTCTGAGTTCGCTTTGAGCCTTGCCTATGCATCCCTCATGTATAATGATGAGGAACTAGCTAATGAGGTCTTCGCACTCGAGGAGGAACTGGACTACCTATCCCATGAACTCTTCAGAGTAGCTGTTATGACTGGAACCTCTAGGAGGGAGGCTGATGCTTTAGCTGGTCTTCTCGATGTGGGCATGGCTGCTGATGAGGTATCGGACGCCATGGCCGATCTAGCTAGGCTCGTAGTCAAGCGTTTTCCGATGCATCCGGTACTTAGCTGGATTCTCTATAAAGCAGATGAGATGATAGAATTGATCAGAGTGGAGGAAAGCTCCTCACTGATCTCCATGAGTGGTAAGCTCATGAAGGATCCCGTTAATCTAGCTGGTTGTGAAGTGCTAGCTTTGAAGAGGGACGGAAGGTGGATTTACGAGATTCCGGAGAAGTTCGAGATAAGGAAGGGTGACTTGCTTCTCGTGGAAGGCACTAGGGAGAGCTTGGAGAACCTCAGGGTCCTCGCTTCGGGATCTAAGAGGAAGGATTACGCACAAAAGGTACCGATTGAGGAGATGAGCGAGGAGATGAGGGATCTAGCTGAGCTATTGAGCAGCATGAGGAACCTCTCGGAGCTCTCGCTCTACCTATCTTACGCATCGATATTCTACAACAGCATGGAGATGGCTTTGGAGGTCAAGAGGCTTGAGGAGGAACTGGACGAGCTAGAGGATAAAGTTTATGAGACCGTTTTCTCCTCAATGAGCTCCTTTAGGGATCCAAGGGAGGCAATCCCAATATTTAGAGTGGCTTCCTCCTCCGAGAGGGTGGGAGATGCTGCGTACTCCATAGCATCGCTCGTCGAGAGGGGAGTGACAGCTCATCCCGTTCTCGAGCTCGTCGTTGAGGAGAGCGAGGATACCATCAAGAGGGTGGTTCTAGATGAGGAGAGCAAGGCAGTAGGGAGGAGGATAGCTGATCTCAATCTAGAGGAGATCACGGGAGTATGGGTGTTGGCGATAAAGAGGGGATTGAGGTGGATATACGACCCTAAGGGTAGCGAGCTCCTCATGAAGGGGGATCAGCTCATATTGATAGGGATTGAGGAGGGTATGGATGACGCCATAGAGATGCTCGGTGGTAAGTTACTGGAATGA
- a CDS encoding electron transfer flavoprotein subunit alpha/FixB family protein, which yields MRVLLISDSLNLPKLISSVSNLKPSYVEAMTNADSSVGVDKLLVLRGAVTNDCWVDAASERAKGFDLILLPATRDMREVASRIAARLGLPYASGVTQVSIEGGKIRASKLCFGGRGLEVLSAELPSVLSLDLSGFEPSLGSPKSKEDLEAKCDQRVRVLERREKVAEVDLSKAEVIVSVGRGLKRKEDLEMIRKLANLLKAEIACTRPISADLKWLPEERHVGMTGVRVRPRLYLALGISGQIQHVVGFRDAETVIAVNTDAEAPIGEVSDYFVVSDLYAFVPKLIEALERK from the coding sequence ATGAGAGTCCTCCTGATATCCGATTCCCTTAACTTACCTAAATTGATCTCCTCGGTCTCCAATCTAAAGCCCAGCTATGTGGAAGCGATGACCAACGCAGATTCTTCTGTGGGCGTGGATAAGCTCCTCGTCCTAAGAGGAGCCGTTACCAACGATTGCTGGGTTGATGCTGCTTCCGAAAGGGCTAAGGGGTTTGATCTAATATTGCTTCCGGCGACCAGGGATATGAGGGAAGTGGCTTCTAGGATAGCAGCGAGGTTAGGCCTCCCTTATGCTTCAGGAGTGACTCAGGTGAGCATTGAGGGTGGTAAAATTCGAGCCTCTAAGCTCTGCTTCGGAGGAAGGGGTTTAGAGGTGCTATCGGCTGAGCTCCCCTCTGTCCTCAGCCTCGATCTCAGCGGATTCGAGCCCTCCCTAGGCAGTCCCAAGAGCAAGGAGGATCTCGAGGCTAAGTGCGATCAAAGGGTGAGAGTGCTGGAGAGGAGGGAGAAGGTCGCTGAAGTGGATCTCTCTAAGGCGGAGGTGATAGTCTCCGTCGGAAGGGGTTTAAAGAGAAAGGAGGATTTGGAGATGATAAGAAAGCTTGCGAACCTCTTAAAAGCTGAGATAGCATGCACTAGGCCTATCTCAGCTGATCTGAAGTGGCTTCCCGAGGAGAGGCACGTCGGTATGACCGGCGTCAGGGTGAGGCCGAGGCTCTACTTAGCGTTGGGTATATCCGGCCAGATACAACACGTCGTGGGTTTCAGGGACGCTGAGACAGTGATAGCTGTGAACACGGATGCTGAAGCCCCGATAGGAGAGGTTAGCGACTACTTCGTGGTATCAGACCTCTATGCATTCGTGCCTAAATTAATAGAGGCCCTGGAGAGGAAGTGA
- a CDS encoding electron transfer flavoprotein subunit beta/FixA family protein: MEVVVCVKLAYDETQIPIEGDKLLLERSPVKVSDIDKNAIEEAVRIKEKFGGTLTSITVITGPYDEAVLNEAIAMGIDRAVIVRGLEGHNPFKTAKAVAEVLRKKGIKYDIILCGEGSSDQYSCAFAPILAEHLSIPAITFVGKLEVNGSGVRAERLLETGYEVVEASLPAVVSVTSEINEPRIPSVLQIMKAGKKEKILVSSEELDLSVPELEVSDVRAYVKERMRKRLGDIETALKEVLGVLKEKGVIS; encoded by the coding sequence TTGGAGGTCGTTGTCTGCGTGAAGCTAGCCTACGATGAAACTCAGATACCCATAGAAGGGGATAAGCTTTTGCTTGAAAGATCCCCTGTGAAGGTGAGCGATATAGATAAGAACGCCATAGAGGAAGCTGTGAGAATAAAGGAGAAGTTCGGGGGCACCCTCACTTCCATCACCGTGATAACGGGTCCTTACGATGAGGCAGTGCTCAATGAAGCCATAGCTATGGGGATTGATAGGGCTGTGATCGTGCGGGGATTGGAGGGGCACAACCCGTTCAAGACCGCTAAAGCTGTAGCAGAAGTCCTCAGGAAGAAGGGCATTAAATACGATATTATCTTGTGCGGTGAGGGATCTTCGGATCAGTATAGCTGTGCCTTCGCCCCTATTCTCGCTGAACATCTCTCCATCCCAGCTATAACATTCGTCGGGAAGCTTGAAGTTAATGGAAGTGGTGTGAGGGCTGAGAGGCTCCTGGAGACGGGTTACGAGGTGGTCGAAGCCAGCCTCCCAGCGGTGGTGTCGGTCACATCGGAGATAAACGAACCGAGGATCCCGAGCGTCCTCCAGATAATGAAGGCTGGGAAGAAGGAGAAGATCCTGGTGAGCTCTGAGGAGCTAGACTTATCCGTTCCTGAGTTAGAGGTATCGGATGTCAGAGCTTACGTTAAGGAGAGGATGAGGAAGAGACTAGGGGATATCGAGACCGCTCTTAAGGAGGTCTTAGGAGTCCTGAAGGAGAAGGGGGTGATCTCATGA
- a CDS encoding AIR synthase family protein, whose product MLAKLRGKLPPDFLSKEVFSRLPLPLNDDRVILGPAIGEDAAILKLGNELLAVHSDPVTGGGKLAGWLSVYVASNDIATRGVRPLWLLPVFLFREGADEGEILGLVEQVGEAASRVGATVIGGHTEVTPNLGFNIVITTAIGIGKRMIKTGDAKEGDLVVMTKECALEGTAILSSELGDQLRSRGLSQGTLERAGRFVEEISVLKESMIASSFSGVHSMHDPTEGGILGGVQELAIASRLGFRIYEDKIPIREETIDICRALNVDPLRLISSGSLLIAVERGTARELISAIERVGIRASVIGELTDRESGMVLFRKNGEREYVSEPVIDELWRLLS is encoded by the coding sequence ATGCTAGCTAAGCTCAGAGGGAAGCTACCCCCTGACTTTCTCTCGAAGGAGGTGTTCTCTAGGCTGCCTTTACCATTGAACGATGACCGCGTGATCTTGGGACCAGCGATAGGTGAGGATGCTGCGATACTTAAGTTAGGGAATGAGCTTCTAGCTGTGCACTCAGACCCCGTGACGGGCGGGGGGAAGCTCGCGGGATGGCTCTCAGTCTACGTGGCTTCTAATGACATAGCTACTCGAGGTGTGAGGCCCCTGTGGCTCCTCCCCGTCTTCCTCTTTAGGGAGGGAGCAGATGAGGGCGAGATCCTGGGCTTAGTTGAGCAGGTCGGTGAGGCGGCTAGCAGGGTAGGGGCCACCGTGATAGGCGGTCACACTGAGGTGACGCCTAACCTCGGTTTCAACATCGTCATCACGACAGCTATCGGGATCGGTAAGAGGATGATCAAAACTGGAGATGCTAAGGAGGGAGATCTAGTAGTGATGACCAAGGAGTGCGCCTTGGAGGGTACGGCCATCCTCTCGAGTGAGCTCGGCGATCAGCTGAGGAGTAGGGGTCTGAGCCAAGGAACGCTCGAGAGAGCGGGTAGATTTGTGGAGGAGATAAGCGTCCTTAAGGAGTCAATGATAGCTAGTAGCTTCAGTGGAGTTCATTCCATGCACGATCCAACTGAGGGAGGGATTTTAGGGGGTGTTCAGGAGCTAGCGATCGCATCACGCTTGGGTTTCAGGATATACGAGGACAAAATTCCCATAAGGGAGGAAACGATCGATATTTGCAGGGCTCTCAACGTGGATCCCCTGAGGTTGATAAGTTCCGGCAGTCTCCTGATAGCTGTAGAGAGGGGTACTGCGAGGGAGCTCATCTCAGCGATAGAGCGGGTCGGCATAAGGGCTAGTGTGATAGGTGAGCTGACCGATAGGGAAAGTGGGATGGTGCTCTTCAGGAAGAATGGGGAAAGGGAGTATGTCTCCGAGCCAGTTATAGACGAGCTATGGAGACTCCTGAGTTAG
- a CDS encoding ECF transporter S component, protein MPRGSVSKLVAIVGVMAALTTLATMVVQIPTPATKGYINLGDTMVMLSGSLFGSLIGSISGGVGSALADLLSGYAHWAPFTLVIKGIEGYIAGLSKDRKGILKVLILIIAGAEMVLGYFLVEVLLYGLGGALAELPGNSFQAISGIVFAYILAPVIRKVL, encoded by the coding sequence ATGCCGAGAGGGAGTGTGAGCAAGCTCGTAGCTATAGTTGGTGTGATGGCTGCTCTGACTACTCTGGCGACGATGGTAGTCCAGATACCGACTCCAGCAACTAAGGGTTACATAAACTTGGGAGATACCATGGTAATGCTCTCAGGATCGCTCTTCGGATCATTAATAGGCTCAATATCCGGAGGAGTGGGCTCCGCTTTGGCTGATTTGCTCTCCGGATACGCCCACTGGGCCCCCTTCACACTCGTGATAAAGGGTATTGAGGGGTACATCGCAGGGCTCTCGAAGGACAGGAAGGGCATCCTCAAGGTCTTAATACTGATAATAGCAGGCGCTGAGATGGTTCTAGGCTACTTCCTAGTCGAAGTTTTGCTTTATGGACTTGGAGGGGCTTTAGCTGAGCTCCCGGGGAATAGCTTCCAGGCCATTTCCGGTATAGTGTTCGCTTATATCCTGGCTCCGGTGATAAGAAAGGTGCTCTGA
- a CDS encoding helix-turn-helix domain-containing protein: MRAEDIIEVLAAETRRKMLRLLAMEPLTLSELSERLGISQPAVLKHIRELESSGIIETFEVRDQSGKLRRCYRISKPLRIIMSFDGDSLRIYLREAKPLDEIPIGLEERILRLRDEMSELKNLDSFGKVMYKSVEIMKEIEDILGEIEKLESQLMWLRYEMLRSLKRFANRLS; the protein is encoded by the coding sequence ATGAGGGCCGAGGACATAATAGAGGTGCTAGCTGCTGAGACTAGGAGGAAGATGCTAAGGTTATTAGCTATGGAACCGTTAACCCTTAGTGAGCTCTCTGAGAGACTGGGAATATCGCAACCAGCTGTCTTGAAACACATAAGGGAGTTGGAGTCATCGGGCATAATCGAGACCTTTGAGGTGAGAGATCAGTCAGGTAAGCTTAGGAGATGCTATAGGATATCGAAACCCCTGAGGATCATAATGAGCTTCGACGGGGATTCCCTGAGGATCTACTTAAGGGAAGCTAAGCCCCTTGATGAGATCCCGATCGGGTTAGAGGAGAGGATCCTCAGGTTGAGGGACGAGATGAGTGAGCTCAAAAATTTGGATTCTTTTGGGAAAGTAATGTATAAATCTGTAGAAATTATGAAAGAAATAGAAGATATTTTGGGAGAAATAGAGAAGCTAGAGTCACAATTAATGTGGCTTAGGTACGAGATGCTCAGGTCCCTCAAGAGATTCGCAAATAGGTTAAGTTAA
- the hsp20 gene encoding archaeal heat shock protein Hsp20: MWWERYWRRFLRDMERDFEELERMMDRMFKAFEGEMEVRGPYVYGFSITIGPDGKPVVRRFGNVKPPVVEEAGYREPFVDVILDNKANEVRVIAEIPGVTKDKIDVEATEKVVRIRAENGDRKYRTQVELPVEVDPRSARAKYNNGILEVTLTPKQPIKEEGTRIKIE, encoded by the coding sequence ATGTGGTGGGAGAGGTACTGGAGGAGGTTCCTCAGGGATATGGAGAGGGACTTCGAGGAGCTGGAGAGGATGATGGACCGCATGTTCAAGGCCTTCGAGGGAGAGATGGAAGTCAGAGGACCCTATGTCTACGGTTTCAGTATAACGATAGGGCCCGACGGGAAGCCAGTGGTGAGGAGGTTCGGGAACGTCAAGCCACCCGTCGTTGAGGAAGCCGGCTACAGGGAGCCCTTCGTTGACGTCATCCTGGACAACAAGGCGAATGAGGTGAGGGTAATAGCTGAGATACCCGGGGTCACTAAGGACAAGATAGACGTGGAGGCCACTGAGAAGGTGGTGAGGATAAGGGCCGAGAACGGCGATAGGAAGTACAGGACGCAAGTAGAACTTCCAGTAGAGGTAGATCCGAGGAGCGCGAGAGCTAAGTACAACAATGGCATACTTGAAGTAACTCTCACGCCGAAGCAGCCCATTAAGGAGGAGGGAACCAGGATAAAGATAGAGTGA
- a CDS encoding CDC48 family AAA ATPase, with amino-acid sequence MSSGDKTHRTLVVAEAHPQDVGRGIARLDPSVMESLGISTGDIILIEGSKVTAARAWPSYSSDYGKGVVRIDGHIRRNAGVAIDDTVKVRKAVAKPAKKVVFSPTEPVQLLGGEQYLKRLLEGRPLVRGDRITISVFGNTVDLIATAVNPVADAVIVGSDTEIEISEKPVTEERKVPRVTYEDIGGLKDAIQKIREMVELPLRHPELFRHLGIDPPKGVLLFGPPGTGKTLLAKAVANESNAHFISISGPEIMSKYYGESEKRLREIFEEAEKNAPSIIFMDEIDAIAPKREEVTGEVERRVVAQLLALMDGLKGRGEVIVIGATNRPEAIDPALRRPGRFDREIEIGVPDREGRKEILLIHTRNMPLADDVDLDKLADITHGFVGADLAALVREAAMRALRRLMKEVNLLESEKLPPEVMEKLKVTMNDFMEAFKDITPSALREVVIQVPNVRWEDIGGLESVKEELKMAVEWPLKYPELFEASGARQPKGVLLFGPPGTGKTLLAKAVANESEANFISVKGPEIMSKWVGESEKAVRMIFRKARQAAPAIIFIDEIDSIAPVRGYSSDSGVSERVVSQMLTEMDGLEELRRVVVIAATNRPDLVDPALLRPGRFDRLIYVPPPDKEARLQILRIHTKGKPLAPDVDLEELAARTEGYTGADLANLVNLATLMALREHINKYKDPKEATAHKSELLVTKRHFDEAMKRVRPLGREEIERYRRLAEEFMRRIPA; translated from the coding sequence ATGTCGAGTGGGGACAAGACTCACAGGACACTCGTGGTTGCCGAGGCTCACCCTCAGGACGTGGGCAGGGGGATAGCTAGGCTAGACCCCAGCGTGATGGAATCACTTGGGATAAGTACGGGAGACATAATACTGATAGAGGGCTCGAAGGTCACAGCAGCGAGAGCATGGCCATCCTACTCATCCGATTACGGCAAGGGGGTAGTGAGGATAGATGGTCACATCAGGAGGAACGCTGGCGTAGCTATAGATGATACGGTTAAGGTGAGGAAGGCAGTAGCTAAGCCCGCTAAGAAGGTAGTCTTCTCACCTACGGAGCCCGTGCAGCTGTTGGGTGGTGAGCAGTACCTCAAGAGGCTGTTAGAGGGGAGACCGCTGGTGAGAGGGGATAGGATAACGATAAGCGTCTTCGGGAACACGGTAGATCTAATAGCGACCGCAGTCAACCCTGTGGCAGATGCTGTAATAGTCGGGAGCGATACTGAAATTGAGATAAGCGAGAAACCCGTTACTGAGGAGAGGAAGGTTCCGAGAGTTACATACGAGGACATAGGCGGGCTTAAAGATGCCATTCAAAAGATCAGGGAGATGGTTGAGCTTCCACTGAGGCATCCGGAGCTCTTCAGGCACCTCGGAATAGACCCACCAAAGGGAGTGCTCCTCTTCGGACCCCCGGGCACTGGTAAGACGCTCCTGGCTAAGGCGGTGGCCAACGAGAGCAACGCGCACTTCATAAGCATATCCGGGCCGGAGATAATGAGCAAGTACTACGGTGAGAGCGAGAAGAGGCTCAGGGAGATATTCGAGGAGGCGGAGAAGAACGCACCATCGATAATATTCATGGACGAAATAGACGCTATCGCTCCGAAGAGGGAAGAGGTCACTGGAGAGGTTGAGAGGAGGGTGGTAGCTCAGCTGCTGGCTCTGATGGACGGCCTGAAGGGAAGGGGAGAGGTAATAGTGATAGGGGCTACTAACAGGCCGGAGGCGATAGACCCCGCCCTGAGGAGGCCGGGCAGGTTCGATAGGGAGATAGAGATAGGGGTGCCGGATAGGGAGGGGAGGAAGGAGATCCTCCTGATACACACAAGGAACATGCCGCTCGCGGATGACGTCGATCTGGATAAGCTTGCCGACATAACCCACGGGTTCGTCGGCGCCGACCTAGCTGCTTTGGTCAGGGAGGCTGCTATGAGGGCTCTGAGGAGGCTCATGAAGGAAGTTAACCTCTTAGAGAGTGAGAAGTTACCTCCTGAGGTGATGGAGAAGCTGAAGGTAACGATGAACGACTTCATGGAGGCGTTTAAGGACATAACGCCATCGGCCCTCAGGGAGGTAGTGATTCAGGTACCTAACGTGAGGTGGGAAGACATAGGGGGTCTTGAGAGCGTAAAGGAAGAGCTCAAGATGGCTGTAGAATGGCCCCTGAAGTATCCGGAGCTATTTGAGGCTAGTGGAGCGAGGCAGCCTAAGGGAGTGCTCCTCTTCGGACCCCCGGGCACTGGTAAGACGCTCCTAGCTAAGGCGGTGGCCAACGAGAGCGAGGCGAACTTCATAAGCGTCAAGGGACCTGAGATAATGAGCAAGTGGGTCGGTGAGAGCGAGAAGGCCGTTAGGATGATATTCAGGAAGGCGAGGCAAGCGGCACCGGCGATAATATTCATAGATGAGATAGACTCCATCGCCCCAGTTAGGGGTTACTCAAGTGACTCAGGGGTTAGTGAGAGGGTGGTGAGCCAGATGCTCACCGAGATGGACGGTCTAGAGGAGCTCAGGAGAGTAGTGGTAATAGCTGCTACTAACAGGCCCGATCTCGTGGATCCAGCCCTCCTCAGGCCGGGTAGGTTCGATAGGCTCATATACGTCCCTCCACCGGATAAGGAGGCGAGGCTCCAGATCCTGAGGATCCACACTAAGGGTAAGCCCTTGGCTCCTGACGTCGACCTCGAGGAACTAGCTGCCAGGACTGAAGGTTACACAGGAGCCGATCTAGCTAATCTAGTGAACCTCGCAACTCTAATGGCCCTAAGGGAGCACATAAATAAATACAAGGACCCCAAGGAGGCTACTGCTCATAAGTCCGAGCTTCTGGTGACTAAGAGACACTTCGACGAGGCGATGAAGAGGGTGAGACCCCTAGGGAGGGAGGAGATCGAGAGGTACAGGAGATTGGCGGAGGAGTTCATGAGAAGGATCCCGGCATGA
- the gap gene encoding type I glyceraldehyde-3-phosphate dehydrogenase translates to MPLRVGINGFGRTGRQAFKIGLRNPKLDFVAINSRAEPRVLAHLLKYDSIYGKFKGEVRPVDSAIIVNGKEVRIFRYEDPSSIPWEEVGVDLVIEASGSFTSRSEAAKHLRGSVRKVVITAPSKGEPADYTVVMGVNEEGIDVQKHHVISSSSCTTTAFAIMVKVLHERFRIRRGTMTTVHAYTMDQRLLDGSHSDLRRARAAALSIIPTSTGAAKTIELIFPDLKGKLSAVALRVPTPDVSIVDFSAELERKVTVEEVNGAFEEEARGRLAKYLGIAEDPIVSVDVVGDEHSVVFDPSLTQVVDGNLVKVFGWYDNEWGYSARVIDLVDYLRERMGIN, encoded by the coding sequence ATGCCCTTGCGCGTCGGTATCAACGGGTTCGGTAGGACGGGCAGACAGGCCTTTAAGATAGGGTTGAGGAACCCCAAGCTGGATTTCGTCGCCATAAATAGCAGGGCCGAGCCCAGGGTACTGGCTCATCTCCTTAAATACGATTCCATCTACGGCAAGTTTAAGGGTGAGGTTCGTCCCGTTGACTCAGCCATCATCGTCAACGGGAAGGAGGTTAGGATCTTCAGGTACGAGGATCCCTCCAGCATCCCCTGGGAGGAAGTGGGAGTCGACCTGGTGATAGAGGCATCAGGCTCCTTCACCAGTAGGAGCGAGGCCGCGAAGCACCTCAGGGGGTCCGTGAGGAAGGTGGTGATAACAGCTCCCTCCAAGGGGGAGCCTGCCGATTACACTGTGGTCATGGGGGTCAATGAGGAAGGAATTGACGTTCAAAAGCATCATGTGATAAGCAGCTCCTCATGTACAACTACGGCATTCGCTATAATGGTTAAGGTCCTGCATGAGAGGTTCAGGATAAGGAGAGGGACGATGACCACGGTGCACGCTTATACGATGGATCAGAGGCTACTGGATGGCTCGCACTCCGACCTCAGGAGAGCTAGGGCTGCGGCTCTCTCGATAATCCCCACATCAACGGGAGCAGCGAAAACGATAGAGCTAATCTTCCCGGATCTCAAGGGAAAGCTTTCCGCAGTAGCCCTGAGGGTCCCCACGCCCGATGTCTCTATAGTGGACTTCTCCGCTGAGCTGGAGAGGAAGGTGACCGTTGAGGAAGTGAACGGGGCCTTTGAGGAGGAAGCTAGAGGGAGGCTGGCTAAGTATCTCGGGATAGCTGAAGATCCCATAGTATCGGTAGACGTGGTGGGTGATGAGCACAGCGTGGTCTTCGATCCCTCGTTAACTCAGGTGGTGGACGGGAACCTGGTGAAGGTGTTCGGTTGGTACGATAACGAGTGGGGGTACTCAGCTAGGGTGATTGATCTGGTCGATTACCTGAGGGAGAGGATGGGGATCAATTGA